A genomic stretch from Malus domestica chromosome 15, GDT2T_hap1 includes:
- the LOC114821462 gene encoding subtilisin-like protease SBT1.7, whose translation MVPHSLLNTGSEEYTVTELSAAKLNRMAIMSTSFVLLLLLALCRFCTAAAVADNTDVSHPKTTPSTYIVHMAKSQMPASFEHHTHWYDSSLKSVSDSAEMLYTYTSAIHGFSTRLTPEQAASLSSQPGVLSVLPELKYELHTTRTPEFLGLGQTTETMPQSDSAGDVIIGVLDTGVWPESKSFDDTGFGPVPSSWNGTCESGTNFNSSNCNRKLIGARYFAKGYEATLGPIEESKESKSPRDDDGHGTHTATTAAGSFVPGASLLGYAPGTARGMAPRARIAAYKVCWVGGCFSSDILAAMDKAIDDNVNVLSMSLGGGNSDYFRDSVAMGAFSAMEKGILISCSAGNAGPSAYSLSNSAPWITTVGAGTLDRDFPAFVSLGNGKNFSGVSLYRGNSNSMPSALTPFIYAGNASNATSGNLCMMGTLSPQQVKGKIVMCDRGVNARVQKGAVVKAAGGLGMVLANTAANGEELVADAHLLPATSVGQRNSDVIKSYLFSDPNPTATILFEGTKVGVQPSPVVAAFSSRGPNSITADILKPDIVAPGVNILAGWSGAVGPTGLAIDARRVAFNIISGTSMSCPHVSGLAALLKGAHPEWSPAAIRSALMTTAYTAYKNGQKLQDVATGKPSTPFDHGAGHVDPISALNPGLVYDLTVDDYLNFLCALNYSASEISTLAKRSYTCDEKKRYSVRDLNYPSFAVNFEGRTTSTNVAKYTRTVTNVGPAGTYKATVTSDNPSVKISVEPNTLSFGQVNEKKAYTVTFSASGSAPVNANSFGRLEWSDGKHVVGSPIAMSWN comes from the coding sequence aTGGTCCCTCACTCCCTTCTAAACACAGGGAGTGAAGAATATACAGTGACTGAGCTTTCAGCTGCTAAGCTGAACAGAATGGCCATTATGTCTACCTCTTTTGTGCTTCTTCTCCTTCTGGCTCTCTGCCGATTCTGCACTGCAGCAGCGGTGGCGGACAATACCGATGTCTCCCACCCCAAAACCACGCCTTCTACTTACATCGTCCACATGGCCAAATCCCAAATGCCCGCGAGTTTCGAGCATCACACCCACTGGTACGACTCGTCGCTCAAATCAGTCTCCGACTCGGCCGAAATGCTCTACACTTACACCTCTGCCATCCACGGCTTCTCCACCAGGCTGACGCCGGAACAGGCAGCGTCGCTCAGTTCACAACCCGGAGTACTCTCCGTGCTTCCTGAACTCAAGTACGAGCTCCACACGACTCGGACGCCCGAGTTCCTCGGACTCGGCCAGACCACCGAGACAATGCCCCAGTCAGACTCGGCCGGTGACGTCATCATCGGAGTACTGGACACCGGCGTCTGGCCCGAGAGCAAGAGCTTCGATGACACCGGATTCGGACCCGTGCCCTCCTCCTGGAATGGCACGTGCGAATCTGGAACCAACTTCAACTCCTCCAATTGTAACCGCAAACTAATCGGCGCCAGGTACTTCGCCAAAGGCTACGAGGCCACGCTGGGCCCCATCGAGGAGTCCAAAGAATCCAAATCCCCGCGCGACGACGACGGCCACGGCACTCACACCGCGACAACCGCCGCTGGCTCCTTTGTCCCCGGCGCGAGTCTATTAGGGTACGCGCCAGGAACCGCCCGTGGGATGGCCCCACGCGCCCGAATCGCCGCCTACAAGGTGTGCTGGGTCGGCGGCTGTTTCAGCTCCGACATTCTTGCCGCCATGGACAAAGCAATCGACGACAACGTCAATGTCCTCTCGATGTCGCTCGGCGGCGGGAATTCGGACTATTTCCGTGACAGCGTGGCGATGGGAGCTTTCTCAGCGATGGAGAAGGGAATCTTAATCTCGTGCTCTGCTGGAAACGCGGGCCCCAGCGCTTATAGCTTGTCGAACTCGGCTCCATGGATCACAACCGTGGGAGCAGGCACACTGGATCGAGATTTCCCCGCTTTCGTCAGCCTCGGTAACGGCAAAAACTTCTCCGGTGTTTCGCTTTACCGCGGCAACTCCAACTCAATGCCAAGCGCCTTGACGCCGTTTATTTATGCCGGTAACGCGAGCAACGCCACTTCCGGGAATCTATGCATGATGGGGACTTTGAGTCCCCAACAAGTGAAGGGGAAGATAGTGATGTGCGACCGCGGAGTCAACGCTAGAGTCCAAAAAGGGGCCGTGGTCAAAGCTGCGGGAGGATTGGGCATGGTTTTGGCTAACACCGCCGCGAACGGCGAAGAACTGGTGGCTGACGCTCATTTGTTACCGGCCACGTCTGTGGGTCAGAGAAACAGCGACGTCATCAAGAGCTATTTATTCTCGGATCCGAACCCGACCGCCACGATTTTATTCGAGGGGACAAAAGTCGGAGTCCAGCCATCTCCGGTAGTCGCGGCGTTTAGTTCTCGGGGCCCAAATTCGATCACAGCGGATATACTGAAACCCGATATAGTTGCTCCAGGTGTCAACATCCTAGCGGGGTGGTCAGGTGCGGTAGGACCTACTGGTCTTGCGATCGATGCGAGACGCGTGGCGTTCAATATTATATCCGGGACGTCGATGTCTTGCCCGCATGTGAGTGGGCTGGCGGCGCTGCTGAAGGGGGCGCATCCGGAGTGGAGCCCGGCGGCGATTCGATCGGCGCTCATGACCACGGCGTATACGGCGTACAAGAACGGGCAGAAGTTGCAAGATGTGGCTACCGGGAAGCCATCCACCCCGTTCGATCACGGTGCAGGACACGTGGATCCTATATCGGCCCTCAACCCGGGACTTGTCTATGATCTAACGGTGGACGATTATCTGAACTTTCTGTGTGCGTTGAATTACTCGGCTTCTGAGATCAGCACCCTGGCGAAAAGATCGTACACTTGCGACGAGAAAAAGAGGTACAGCGTGAGGGACCTTAACTACCCGTCGTTCGCGGTGAACTTCGAGGGCAGAACGACGTCGACGAATGTAGCGAAGTACACGAGGACGGTGACGAATGTGGGGCCGGCGGGAACGTACAAGGCAACAGTGACGTCGGACAACCCGTCGGTGAAGATATCGGTGGAGCCCAACACGCTGAGTTTTGGTCAGGTGAACGAGAAGAAAGCCTATACGGTGACGTTTAGTGCTTCCGGTTCGGCGCCGGTGAATGCGAACAGTTTCGGGAGGCTGGAGTGGTCGGACGGCAAGCATGTTGTGGGAAGCCCAATAGCAATGAGCTGGAATTAG